CACTGCTTCTACTTCCTAACTCCAGACTGGCAGACAGACGACTCTGGGTGGCACTCGACCGGGCGTACAGATCTCGGTGGTTGGCGATGACTGTGGAGTCCCGTGATTTGGACAACACTGTCAAGTTCTTTCTGGGCGACTCCTGGGACACAGTCCTTGGAGAACTGGACACTTTACTGTCTACAAAATCCTGTGATTTAACCACACGCTTCTCTCGAATTTGAGTACTATGTGAAGTTGGAATATGAACACTTAACTCAGGTTTGGGAATTGGTTTAACACTTTCTTTCTGCAGAGATTTATTAGCACTACTCTCTCTAACAGTAGTAGATTTGTTCACAGTTTGTTCTTTATGAATGGCAGATGAAGATTGAGCACTATCTAATGAACCATAATTGGCTTTGAATGTTAAAGGGTTTGTCTTTGGAAAATGATGGCGGGGTATGACTGGGCTCGACTCGGAACGGTCTCGTTGATTTGGTGAGTTTTGTCTGGACTCGGTGACTGTCTCTGATGAACTATTTGACACACTAGATGAGGAGTGACTCAACCTTGTAGCAGAAGGGGAGGAGTCTCTATGAGGTTGAGTGCCCCTAAAGTTTGGCGAGGGCTCTCGGTGTCGAGACACCACACTTACTTTGTTCAGATACTCAGCAGAGTCACTTGAGCTTCTTTGTATATTTGCACTcacatttgaaatgtttttgttcTCGTAATGCGTAGGAGGTGTCTGAGATTGCTCCTCAAACAATTTCATAGATTCCTCGTAAATCTTTTTCGgatttttcaaagaaacataTACATCTTCCTCCgtactttcactttcactttcGGATGTTGTCGACTCTTCCACTGATGATCTCCTGTACGTAGACTCCTGCGCCAGTTTACGAATTGACTCCTCGTACAAATTCTTGGCACGTTTCTGTCTCTCTTTCTCCCTTTGAATTTCCTGCTCAGAAATTTCCAGAGGAAGTCCTTTCTCAATCCTATTTTTCCTTCGAACAGCCTCGTCATATGAGGGTGGCTTTTCAGGCCTCAACACAGTGGGACTATCAGTACTGTTTGTTAAAGTTACATCACTGTCACTATCACTCTTTGGTGTCGGCACATGCTTAGTTACATGCGACTCGGTTTTAAAGGTGTCTTTCTCAAATTGAGAAATAATAGCACTGTCATAACTTGCACGCATGGGTGTGTTCGTTGGTGGTTTTTGCACAGATTTATGCTGCTGAAGCACAATGTGTGGGGGTGGTGAGGTCCCTAGCCCCGGGGTAGAGTATCTAGAAAGCTGTTTTAATGGACTGCTTGAATGTGACAAATCCATAGCACTCTGTCCATAACGGGACGCTGTCGGATCAGAAAGTTTATCCTGCGAGTAACAAGTACGCGGCAATGGAAATGATTTTGCTTGGGACAAGTTCAAATGTAAATCCATACTTGTCGATTTCCTCTTACTGCGAGGTGAAACCGGGGGAGAAACCAGGTACTGAACGTTTTGAATAGATTTCGGAATTGACGAGTTCAGACTGTTTGATCTTTGGAAATTGATTGAAGAATCGTCTTTACACCCGCGAACGGAATCAAAAGATTCCCGAAAGCTCTCGTCTGCTGTGAACCATTGATCACTATTGTCTGTGTCTTTGCTGTATTGTCGGTTCAGATATGAACTCATGGAATCAGTCAGGGAACTGTCCAATGAACTGTAGGAAAATTTAGACTGAGGTGAGGTGGGTGGGGTGCTTTCTGCCACAGATTTCTGTCTCTGAAGTCTGCTCTCTCGTTCTCGAGATAATCTCGTCATGGGACCAGAAATGTCAGAAGGATACGACACAGGTTCATCCTCGAAGTACAAGTGACATCCACTCCTTGATTTGACAAGTGTGGTGTTGACGCGACTTTTGGCCGCATTGTCCAGATTTTCCTGTGAACTGTAGAGTCCGGAATCACGACTTAGACTAGAAGGAGAAATGTGGCTCTTGGCGAGGTTCGGACTGGAGTCGTCAAAGTACATCCTTTCTAAACTATCCACTGAGGAGTCATCGTGTCGCACGATACTGCCACCTACAAAAGCAAAGGAATCTATCAGTCAACCATTACAATTCTAACACCCATAACAAAAACAGTAGAAAAATGTTGATTAAGTCTCCTAAATTGTACTCACTTGCTGAGTCTGGCATGCTAAGCACACTGTGCATGCTGTCAGAATCCGTGCTGGAATCCTGTCGAATCTTGTGCTCCAACAAGTCCCCAAAGAGATAAATTACATCTTCTCCAAACAACTCTATACAGTTTACAATTAGGTACTCCACGATCTGCTGTGGGGACTTGGCCATGGCGAGGGCCCTCATGGGGTCGTCACCCTGTTTGGCCCAGAGGATGCTGGGAGCGATGCAGACCGAGAGGTTGTAAGATGTCATCATATTTTCCTTGTGGTTCTTGTCGATGTGATAGAGAACACAGAGCATGTACTTAAGGAGCTCCCTGTGGCCCTCTGGAAGCTTGTTCAAAAGTCTGCAATGAAGTAATGAGGACATCAGTCAAAGACATTTTACCCACACACTTGACAATctatgaagtacatgtaattgtgggTACAAAATTTAATAACAGAAATTTATATCATGGAGgaagaatttttatttatttattcttattGAGGTAAACAGGAACTAACAACTTGTAGACTTAAGGAGGCTACAACTACAGCAATCAGGATGATAAAAGCCGTGAAGAGAGGAATTATGAATGCAGATTAATCATCCCCTGTTTACACCGAAAATCAATTGTCCATCACCAAAAGCTGCTATAAAAGGCAATTGATGAGTCGATTATAGGGTAATGGGGAAATCCAAGGAAAATCAGGCCCACATCAAAGGGACTGTGGTCATCTAACCTAATTAACCCCTGGACATTAAGTCCTTCTTAAATGGATGTGGTTTTGGTAATGGTTTGACAGACGGAGGAATAAACCCCGGAGTCAGTAGGTGCATTCAAAACTTGGTCAGAGTTTAAAATTCCTGTGGTTCTATGAAGTAACCGTCAGGCTTCAATAGGATATACACATAGACCAATAATTAGGAATGGCTATATACACctacatatatgtatagaaTCATAGAGATATATCTATCAAGTACTGTAGGTCACACACAAAGACCTAGGACATACCTGTAAAACTAACCTTAAACAATAACTAGGGGGCCATTTTTAAATCTTTCAATGAAATTGACAATCCATAACCATATCAAGATTTCAATCTACAAAATAGGGGGGGCAAATACAACTGAGATAGGGTCTGACTCATCAAACGGAGATGTCATTTTATGGCATGGAAAACATGcatttacacatgtacagtCATATCCCCAACAGTCAGGAGCTGTGGACCAGCTTTCATGTCACTTAACAAAACACATGTTAAACACCTAGCCCTATTGTCCTGGTCTTCAATCATATCATCAGCATGCCCTACAGTGATGGTGGGTCACTAATTACACCATCATGTCAGCCGATTGAGAGGACTTTATTTCCGTGCTAACTGCTGATCTAAAACTTGACAAAGTGTGTCTTACCCTCGGACTTTTTCCAGCTTctgtgaggtgttttcctcttCACTAAGGCTGATCCATTCCTCATAAAACTCCTCATACAGAAGACAATGAGGTAAACTCCTGAGGTATTcctaatgaatataaaaaattcaaactgTAATTGTCTTCCACTAATGCTGATTTACAAATTTGATTACTCTTAACATAAGATCTTGGAAGTATTCCACTAGGAGGTGGATTGGGTTACCTTGAGCAGGTGCCCTATGACGAGAGTGGGAGTTTCCTCACTCAGACAATCTGCCCCCTCGTCCAGCCTCTGATGAAGTTCTTTGGCTAACTTGATGTTACAGGACTTTCGGAACACACCTTTGGTGTAAGGACCATTAATGATCACCAACTTcatcaactcctgtaaaaaagattgaaaaaaatgcCTCAGTTTCTTCAAATCCATTTCTGAATTAACATGCACAATTTTTCATTCAAGCCTTTATGAGATTGTGCCTTGAAATCAGACTTACCATGACTGGTTTTGGCAGTTGCCCATCTTGCATGACATCTTGTAGAGGATGTCCGAAGAGCTTCCCGGGCGGGGTCGTGTTGTTGTTCTTGTCATCCTTTCCTCTCTTGAAGAAGTTAAAGGGAGActttttgtttttagatttaTTCCCTTTGTTGCTTTCgtctaaaaataaaaagacAAACATGATTCAAGTATGCGGATATAAATCCACGGATGAAATTCCAGCTCAGCAGTGGAGAGAAGACAACCTACACGGATACAGTCTAAGCGATCGCTGAGGAGCCACCATAGTTACACCGAGTTGTACAACGTAATCATTGACCAGTAGCTGTAAGCATGTGGACAGTTGCTTGCATTGATACACACTGGGCTGTTTTCGATCTCCAGCCTTTACTTTTATACAGTGTTTTGATTTCCGATCTCAAAAACAAATCTTTTGTATCACAAAAACTCCTACCCTGCCACCAAAAAACACTTCACTCATCCCCAAATTCCTTGACACAGTTCTTTGGTGAAGAATAGGCTTAAAACCAAGAGTGTTTTAGGATTAAAACCACATAATCCCACCTTAAGCCGGTTCCCTTTAAATTTTGACCACTCTACTACAGTCCACTGGTAAAACAAAGAGGCTATTTTTGAATGGGTTAAAAAAGAAGCTTAAAATGTTTTTCCATTCCTCTAGCTTTTTATGAATGATTTGTGGTTATATGaacaacaaaataattaaaactgaCCAATTGGACACTTTTATTTACAGTCTACTACGGGCAGGAATTTCCCAGACCCCGGCCAAAAAATTTCAAGAGACTACTTCACATTTTTTCAAAACAGGATTGGAACCGAGACCAGAATGCAAAATACGCTAAAATTGACCTGGACTTTGGAATATGTTAAAAAGTCACAAGACATATTGGGCCATCTCCATGCCAAGCTGTCACTTTAAATGCAAAATTTTTGCATAGAGCACATCATGACCTTTCAGCTACTGGAGCTCCTAATTTTTGGAATATGCTAAAGAAGGCAGTTTTGTGTTTGAGAAAGTGTCGACTtgataaatgacaattttatgAAGAGGTCATGAACATTCAAAGAATTATTACCATAAAATTTAAGAATTGAAACATGTAAATTACTAGTTGCTTGAAgctgatatgaatgaaaagacATCAATCTTGGATTTTTATCTGCATAATGACACTGCAGAGATTAAGTGAAGGGGCATGCATGACCTCTCAACTATGTCTAGAGTCCCCAAACTCTATAAATTAAACACTCTACAGTCAAACTTCTCTTCACAGACAAACATGCCAGATAAAATGTCTCAAAGCCTTAAAAAAGTCAAGTTCTATGAATCAGTTAACACCGAAAATATATCCATCAAAACCATAAACATTGAACACACTACAAGAGGATGTTCTTCAGAACACTTAGGACAAGTGCCAGAATTCTGTTGTACCACCTACCACGCTGTGCTCTGACAGCAGCAGAGACCATGTCCTAAGACCTCTATATGTGACAGAGATTTGTTAATTAAAACGGGAAGCCCCCAACAGACACAATGTAACGACATAAAATTCACAGTCATTGTGGTCTCAAAAACAAATCGTAACTTTTTAGAATTTGGGATGGTGCCAGTTCAGCTCTACTGAATTAAACTTAAAAGGTACTATGTCAATTAATCTTACAACCGCAATCCTAGCCGTACACACACGcatataaaaacatatacatgtattattttccCCCTCGTTTTATTGAGAAAATGTAGATAAAGTTTATGAAGCATAAAAATCTCTCACACTTCAGTAATCAGTTTCTGGCTTATTCATAGAGAACAATTTACCTATCCCTAAAATACCATCTTGACAACAAGTGTATTTATTTGGTATGATCTGAATACTAAAACAGATGCTCTCTCGATTTTAAAAGGTCACTCTGTATTGCCCGTAAACTTCTTGTATCCAAAGTAAAAACATGCCCAGTGGCAAACATTTTCTCTTAATCAAACTCCAAATTTAATTCATGAGAaataaaacaactttatataGGTGCATGTTATACACCAAGTACagagaaatgttttaaaagtgattgtagaatttatgatttattttagAATATGAGGACGGGGAAAACTGTCATGAATAAATTCATCAACTTGCCTAAACTGTCACAAGGGGGCCAACAAGTCAGATTGTCAACAACTCATTTCAAAATATCCCAAACCAAGTCAGGCAtcacaataacccaaacccaGCCCCATACTCAGCAGACTAGTCCCTTCTAATACAGTGCCTTTGAAATTATGTCACGAGTGGGTAACATGTTGTAAAAGGAGTAAAAATTGTATAATGTTAGACATTTTGTACCGTTTCGCCACTGTTATAAAGCAGATTAAAAGAATTATAATCTTCCCTTGCGTGGCTGGCTTTAAGACAGCATGTCCTGCAGACGGTAGCTgggttgtacatgtgttatttGGACTTACTACTAAATTTTATCAACTAATACAAACAAGTCCTCATCAGGACTTccattaatatttttctgtcCAGTTTTAAATTGGACATATAACCACAGTAACATAGCAATAACTATAATGCTGAATACTCCTAACGCGATATCACTTATAAAGTTTCACTTAATTAAAAATtcttttctaaattattttcttttcacTTTTTAAACTGCAGAAAATGTTGCATCAAATATGTCCTTTGAGAACTGTTGATGAGATTGAAGTGGGAATGTGAATGAATACATACCGAAGCTGTGTTTCTTGGAACCTTTGAGCCGGTTTTGGAGGATGAACTCTGTAGTCTTTCCCTCCCCATCTGGCTCCATCCCATCGAGCGACACCATGGGGTCGTCTGTTTTCGCGAGGTCCCGTAACTGACTAAACTTTATACTGTGTGGCAATTCATGTCCTTGAAACAAAGAGATGACAGAAAATGTACACACTTTTCACTAGTAGCTTAAACTTAAACTCATCAGGGAGAAGACAAGGAAATCCGTCGTCAAGTGCAGCAGTTCCGCAACTTTACAAAACGTATCTCCTCCTAAACCACCAACCTTTTATCAAAAACAGCATAATATGTCTCCTCAAGAAAGTTATGTAGTCACAATATCATGAAGACTTGTTACTAATAACAGATATCATAAATCCACATGCTTAATAAAATTGatcacaaaaacaaaatatacacttGGCAATTGAGCTGAAACACTGGCCTGTGTCTCGCCTGACAAGTGATTCCTAAATGACGACACTGGTAGTGACTATGTGGGTCGTCACTCAAACGTAACACTTGAATACCTGTGTTTACCTGCAAGGGGGCGTGTCTAACTATTGATACAGTATCTGTCATTCAATCTATGCATGATAAACAAAGTCCAGCTACCTGTATATTTACCTGtcatttatttcatgaaaattataaATGGATTATACCTAGGTAAATAATACAATGGTCTGAACAGCAATTCGTTCAGATACTTAGAAACACATCTTAACGTTTATGTAACTCCTAAAACATACAAAACAAGGTAAAAACTATCTAGGGAAATTCaaagaaaagagagaaaaatgtcCCTATCATAAGGCAATTATACAGGTAAATGGAGTATTTAAAAATAGAACCATGTTGAATAATTAAATATAGGTATTTTTAGACATTGAGGCTCATTCGTGCTCTCTAATTACCAGCAGTTGACCATGAGGATTTTTaactttcaagaaaaaaatgttataataCATCATGGGCAATCCATGTTTCACCCACACAGCCTAAACTTATGAaatgatttaaagtttttgaaattttacatatCTCTGCAGGAGATAAAAAGAGCTCAActattttacaaacaaaggtaGATCTGAACATTCAGGGTCATTGTGTTCACTCTACACCATTTCCCATTCAGCatgtaataaaatacatagtCTTATAACAGAGAAATATTACAACACACACCCACTAAAGAATTTCAAACCCACACCTATAAAACTTTATAGTAATTACATATTAAATTAATGTTTTTCCTGACCATTTGAGATAATGCCTCCATGAAATTGTTTATTAACTTTGTTGTTTACACCTTTCCACCTGTACAGGTGAGAGAAGACTTCTCTACGGAAACCATATGCTCCCACTAAATGGATTTTACCCCGAAAAATATCATCAATGGCTGAAAACAACCAAAGACAGAAGACGTGGGGACTTGTGTGAACTCCGTCGCAATGAGAAGGCACAAAGTGACGTATCTCTCAAAACAGCTGTTTGAAGTTAATCCCTTAATGTGCGACAAAACGTCTTTTTTACAGTGATTTCATCGAGTGTGATACTGtaacaaatattttcaaattaaaaacagGGTATTGATAAAGGTGAATCACGGTCAGAAAAACATCTTCATAAAAAACCCGCCTCCCAAAAGACATTTTATACTTGAAGCATACACTCAATactgagaagaaaaaaaatatatatcggTTAATCCCGCGAGGTGCCAGGTCCTTCCTTTATAGATGTTCTGAAGTCTACAAAGCTTTCCTCGGGCGTTTTCGAAAGTGACGAGACCCGTTTTTCTACACCAGGAGTTCTTTCTGTACTTACCACATTGTCTGATAAAATTTTAGGACTTTATGACTATGACAGCAAGGGCCATTACTTAGGGCTGTACACATCCCCAAAATCTCCAGTCTCCCTGTACTGACGCAGTGTTGACTTGAGTTGTAATTCACACTAAAGTTTTTCTCCGGAGTTATATACAAGTTGGGAAAGTTTTGTAAACACTGACCACTATTGACATTGATAAAGGTTGGACCTTCACCAACAAGGATCACCTATGTAGTACATTGTACTATATTTAGTTTGTTTTATTAACTGGGCCAAAAATGAGACCGGCAAACTTCCCTTTACCCTCTTCAAATAACGACCATGGAAAAGTGTGTCTTTGTGTATATAGTCATTACTGTGTGaaaattgtagaaaaaatattgacatttgaCACCTTTtcgtacatatatatttactagCAAAATTGTGTGACATTCAACGTTTTGTTAGTACTTAGGACATCTAAATCTCATTTTCCCCTCACTTAAAATTCAAAGCATGTTTGCTCTAGCAAAAATTTGTAGAGCAGAGGCATTTGAATTTGATCAATGTATGCGTAGTAAAAACTCAGAACCCAAATAGTTTTGAAAAAGGTTGTATACACCTTATGATTTCCAAAGATTTATTCATTTGTGAGATAACCCAGTGACATCCAGAACATTGAATTAAAATTCTACTCATGAAAAGGCCTCAATAAATTGCTTGAACAAATATCTAATCTGCATTTAATTTGTCTGGCATGAAAGACAGAAAAATCCTACAAATTCACATTAAACTCCatcaaaaatattaattcataATAGATAGTGATCATGAATGAAACCGAAAAGTTTTTATTCACTGAACTGCATGCGACTATCTGGTCTCCTGGACTGTTGGCTCCAACATCTAGGTTAATGTTTCTAGGGTACCCTATATACCTAAACAGGACAACAGAAGAGGGCCCCAACGCAATAAATTTATACATCACTTCTTCATTAAAAGCACCAAAGATCAGAAATAAGAATATTTTATCTTCTTTGAGGCCAAAAAGTAAGCATGCATTTTCTAGGTGAATATTCTTGGTCAGAATTGTCGTTTTTAGAAGGATTGAGAACACACAGATAAAGCTGCACCGATCGCAAATCCTTCTTAATAAGTTTAATACCCTCCCCCCGATTGagcaatgataggttgtagcCAAACGGAGTTCATTGCACGGGTCATGTTTATCCAAAGAAAACAGAAGAGCATGGTGCTGTCACCTGTATGCGATCACTCGCTGCCAATTGTGATGATTAGGAATAGAAATCGTGTGAAGAGCCCATTGTGCTTCACATAAGTAGTCTCTGAAACACTTTTGAaaacttaaaatatatacatggtCTGTTTTCTTACAGCCCAAGGAGCGATCTGTCTATATAAGCCCCTGACCCATTTATCCTGGAATGTTGTCTTTAAGACCCTGTGCTCACGtttttgaactggtcacgtttTGGGCATTGCGTTTCTAGattgcacgtgcaaacaaattTAGAGAAAATATCCTATCATACACTGTGTGCTTAAAATTTTTAGGCATATAAATTTAGTACATTTGAAGCTTGTTTACTTTTGGTGTAATGAATCTTTTTTTAGAGCAAGAATTTAGATCAGCCCCAAAATTGTTACTGTATAAATGCTGCAAAATTAGTGCACACGTAATACATGTTCGGATGCATTGGAAGCCAAGAACCGAATTCACTAACAACTATAAAAAATGGCCATTGTTTGAAACACTTCAGAAAGCAATCTAAGACTCTCATATAGACAGAAGAAATACATTGCGtaatgaatatgtgattttgatCTACATTTCTGTGACCATGTGCCCTCGCTGTAAGAGTAGGTCTTAAACAAACAGTACACAGGCCGCCATAAATATACTTGGTTAGATGCATGTATCCCCGAGGTTTAACTTCAGGTCAGGTATTTTTACTTCCAAACTATAATATTTATACAATGTTAACAAGGGATCATTCACGTGTCCTGTGTTCACAGAGGCCTGTGTATTAGGAGCTTTGAATACACATTATTCACAATATGTATGTACTTAAGGGGTTGGTCTAGAGGGCCATAGGACACTGGTTATTGTGAAATCTTACGACTCGGATAAAACACTTATTGCAGAAACAGTTTTGATTGGTGAGCCAAATTAACATCAAGTCATTAGTGTTGCTCAGTggaaaaatcatcaaaagccTTATTTTTCTCAGCAATTCCCCATAATAACCTATCTGcatgtttatatagatatttttctcAATAATTCCCCATAATAACTTTTctgcatgtttatatatatatttttctcaaTAATGCCCCATTATAACTTATCTGCATGTTTAAGCATTATATTGCAGGCCTGTTGTGTCTATATACAACTGCATTATCACAGGCCTTAATGAAAAACCTCAGTTCCCTATTGCACTACCAATCTGATACCCTCTGAATCTGTGAACATGAATCTAGTCTTTTCTCTTTCTCTAGATCACTTGGGATctactcattttttttttaaatctcagCTCTCGAGTCTTGGTCACGATATAACCCATTAGTATTTATACACATGTACTGAGGCCGTAAGTGGTACTCACCGATCAGTGGGTAGGACTctctaattttatttttagttatTAATGGTATTCACCAATCAGTGGGTCGGTACTCTCTTAATTCTAATCACATTGACTAGTGTTTATACTATATAGTTATTAATGGTACTCACCGATCAGTGGGTAGGGGCTCTCCTCCTTTCCAGTTTTCACCCATAGTTGACATTCACTAGCTTCCGACTCCTGAGAAACGAAACAAGAAAAACATGAAGTCTCGCTCGTGTCCTCGGAATTCAGGACATACTTTTGGCTCCGATGCATATTTCCCTGGCATACTTCATATGTGATCTGTCCACAAGCCTATCCTATCTATCTCTAGTCTCCCCATGCACAACTTACAATACTCTtcaaaatgcaaatatttctcaatgtttTGGGGTGTGAAATACtccaaaacacacacacagtgagataatGGCCcaataatttgataaaacttCCCTTTACGAGTCACACACACTGTTTTGTGTCAACAATCTATTTCACAATTAGAAAACAATCCCCGTAACATTCCTCAGTGCAGGTAAGAGAAATTTCGCTCTTTTTCGCTCTGTCACTTCCACCGCTGATGATAAACGGTTTGCTCTGAAAGCACGCAGGTGGGGGTAATATATGACTGTGTTTTTGGACATTGACAAAAACCATCATCTTTCATGTGGACTGCGTAGTCCGAGCCCCAGACTCCCGAGAGTTTATCTGAGGTATACTTGTCGGGCCATACATGTCAGCTAGTCATGTTCCAGTTGATTGTACTAGAGATAGATAAGAGGGCAGTGTCACACAAGCATAAGCTCTCCCTATCAGTCCCTGATAAATGACAAGGTAcatttcatatctgttttattttgtttcatgtGTAAATATTGCataatcaataacattaaaccATTGTGTTGATGATGAGGGGGGAGGgtgtaaatttcaaatatttaatggCTCTAGAAAATAACCCCCTCcacaaatacattgtacatatataggcattatatatgtatgacGTGTGTCTGGGCTATGAGAGTTAACAAAAACCTTAATAAGACTCTCAAATCTCTTCATCTACAACTGTGCTCCTGCACAGATTGTTCCAAAAAATTAATCAACTCTTAATTGACATTCATATCAAAAAACCATCTTTCACGAAAAATTTAAGTACAGCTGACAAACACATAAATAGGGCTAAAAAACAGACCTTCACAGCAGATGTACACTACCTTATAAAGAAATGTTACAGAAATCTCCCGATGGTATAAAGCTGCCATTTAAGGACATAAAAATTAGTTAAATATTTGTTGACTGAATTTAACCTATTGTCTATGTATGTTTATTCTGGATTCTCCTATAGGATCACAACACTTCACTCTAGCATCACAACCCAATTAAAACCAATGATAAATGAGTGGATctgttaaacatttatttttatgtacatcAAAGACTCTTGATGCATCACCCCAGGTTCTGTGAAACTCACTTTACAGACAAGTCTATACAGTTATTTACAAGCTCACAGCATGCATCATCCCTGCCGGGTTATCATATTCAA
Above is a genomic segment from Ostrea edulis chromosome 3, xbOstEdul1.1, whole genome shotgun sequence containing:
- the LOC125673484 gene encoding uncharacterized protein LOC125673484 isoform X3, with the translated sequence MMASEGTCEAPLMNTMLRAGGMKKFISTGALQSTDLESPTLSLRSDPPNKSDFHLSFDSDSTSISSSTDFLDSIHKIFALDTQSLNDVSPCSDSPRRLNFGKKRMAPQPPVRQRQSSEPGDGEDHEIVRCLSKSRSEERLDSISLDKKLRSKSSCPDPVPAQRPNSVGPRFSSKKIKLKAAFRIATLQSPNSKRKSSTKKKSKRNDESSDTRTGRAKKSMAMEQMDYSVYMYGFGLVPEELLGQDTEFEVQRIPDYEKYLNDLLEDTDPQHPDYEDLSRAANRAKSMVREHEDELGTNNDQIKMDRIQQRFPNDDLQLRDNTPPTSRSLSARRKSAPGAVLFKTLGKNRSSSNLWSSNSMGKKEMDLVNPLRHGGNSHRQFILEGHVEFAQGMQTQDRYLFLFNDLLLVAKQKSSTTFKLKHRIRVCEMWLATCIYDVSEATLPPDKSFVLGWPVTNVVATFKSIELKELWLNKLNETIEMERMKEANKSVKMKVHSRDLDQTCTLQIDHHTTAKDLLVQCIGKFHITESEASECQLWVKTGKEESPYPLIGHELPHSIKFSQLRDLAKTDDPMVSLDGMEPDGEGKTTEFILQNRLKGSKKHSFDESNKGNKSKNKKSPFNFFKRGKDDKNNNTTPPGKLFGHPLQDVMQDGQLPKPVMELMKLVIINGPYTKGVFRKSCNIKLAKELHQRLDEGADCLSEETPTLVIGHLLKEYLRSLPHCLLYEEFYEEWISLSEEENTSQKLEKVRGLLNKLPEGHRELLKYMLCVLYHIDKNHKENMMTSYNLSVCIAPSILWAKQGDDPMRALAMAKSPQQIVEYLIVNCIELFGEDVIYLFGDLLEHKIRQDSSTDSDSMHSVLSMPDSANSFAFVGGSIVRHDDSSVDSLERMYFDDSSPNLAKSHISPSSLSRDSGLYSSQENLDNAAKSRVNTTLVKSRSGCHLYFEDEPVSYPSDISGPMTRLSRERESRLQRQKSVAESTPPTSPQSKFSYSSLDSSLTDSMSSYLNRQYSKDTDNSDQWFTADESFRESFDSVRGCKDDSSINFQRSNSLNSSIPKSIQNVQYLVSPPVSPRSKRKSTSMDLHLNLSQAKSFPLPRTCYSQDKLSDPTASRYGQSAMDLSHSSSPLKQLSRYSTPGLGTSPPPHIVLQQHKSVQKPPTNTPMRASYDSAIISQFEKDTFKTESHVTKHVPTPKSDSDSDVTLTNSTDSPTVLRPEKPPSYDEAVRRKNRIEKGLPLEISEQEIQREKERQKRAKNLYEESIRKLAQESTYRRSSVEESTTSESESESTEEDVYVSLKNPKKIYEESMKLFEEQSQTPPTHYENKNISNVSANIQRSSSDSAEYLNKVSVVSRHREPSPNFRGTQPHRDSSPSATRLSHSSSSVSNSSSETVTESRQNSPNQRDRSESSPVIPRHHFPKTNPLTFKANYGSLDSAQSSSAIHKEQTVNKSTTVRESSANKSLQKESVKPIPKPELSVHIPTSHSTQIREKRVVKSQDFVDSKVSSSPRTVSQESPRKNLTVLSKSRDSTVIANHRDLYARSSATQSRLSASLELGSRSSEQSQRKQDLPWSVKSLKQIYDKDGNKPSGDNVKDTGARPPPPPYQPPPPFRRPDSSRSSLPSQISVGSRVTGRSTPPTKGLPTHRRSGGPHSFSYRKEEDPDISYV